Genomic DNA from Spirochaetales bacterium:
GGGGGACTTGTCGCCTACCCGACCGATACGAGTTGGGGAATCGGCTGCTCGATCAACTCTAACCGCGGTATCGAGAGTCTGAGACGGCTTAAAGGAAACCGGAAAAAGGAGTTGTTCACCCTTATCTGTTCCAGTATTTCCCAGATATCCCAGGTCGCGTACCTCGGCAACTTCCACTTTAAACTGATCAAGAAACATACGCCGGGGCCGTTCGTCTTCATTCTTCCGGCCCGGCAAAAAATCGAGAAAATCGTCAATACAAAACGTATTGAAATAGGCGTCCGTATTCCTTCCCATCCTGTTCCTTTGAAAATCGTCGAGACAATCGGCCATCCGATCTTTACCACCACCGCATCGAAATGGCTTACCCGTCAAAAACCTCAGGATCCGGCGACGACGGAGGAAGCGCTGTTCGAAAGCGGCTGGGAACTTGAATATATCGACGGCATTGACCTGATCCTGGACACGGGGGAGACCCTTCCGAAAGTACTTTCGACCGTGGTCGACATGACCCGGGAGTCGATCGAGGTCGTCAGGGAGGGAATCGGGGAATTCTCCCTGTAGGACGAGACGGATGCAGATCAACGACCTCCGGTGGGAAACCATACAATTCACGGAACGCGCGGCACTCTGTTTTATCGTCGACAATGGCCGCGTCCTTCTTATCAGGAAAAAAAAAGGGTTGGGGGCGGGAAAAATCGATGCGCCGGGCGGGAGACTCGAGGCAGGAGAAACGGCGATTGAAGCTGCCCGGAGAGAGACCGAAGAGGAAATCGGACTGGTACCGGAGGACGTGCGGGAAAAGGCCGAACTCCGTTTTTATTTTCTCTCCGGTTATTCACTTTTCTGTACGGTATTTTTTGCCTATCGATGGACGGGTACCATGAAAGAGACCGACGAAGCGACTCCCTTCTGGATGTTGAAGGAGGATATCCCCTATGACAATATGTGGGAGGACGCCCGGCTCTGGCTTCCCCCGTTACTCGGCGGGGAAACACTCGACGGCTACTTCATTTACAGCAAGAATGAAAAACTGCTGGATAACATGGTGGTTATCCGTCCGGGTACGGAAACAGATACACACCGGCTATAGATATTTAGGCGAAAACATCCACTCGATGCCGAGCGTTTTCTACCGGCTTGTACTTCGAAAGGCTGATCGTGCGGGTTCTCCCTCCCGCCAGATAAGCCTGGCCCGTCTGAGGATCGAATCTGAGTTTATATGAAACTAAAACCATCACCCGTTCCCCTTTCATTGTCGCCTCCCCGATCCGCCTTCGCACGTGTTCGTATTCGTGAGCGGGAACCGCGAGAAAGGATTGCGAGCCGGAAAGCTGCGCGGGATAGGAAAACGACACACCCGCATCCGAGGAGGAATCCTTGTAGGTATGAACCGTTTGTTCGGGCTTTTTAATCTCCGGAGTTTGCCCGGGCCGTTCGAGGACGGGTTTCGGCCGTTCGAGGACAGGGTTCGGGCGGTCATTCTCCGCAGGAAAGGCCTCCCCCGTGCGATCGAACAATGCGATCGCTTTCCTGGCAAAGTCTTCCGCCGCTATAGAATTCCCGTTTTTCAGGGCGGTTTCCGCAAGCCTGATCAGGTTGACCGCCCTCGTGTTTCCCCCGCTATGCCCCTGCCGGTAAAGGAGAGTTTTCGCTTTCGAGAGTGTCGAAGTTCCGGTCACAGCGCGGGAGATCGATGGCTCACGCCGAAAAGCGACTTCCGGAAGCAAACGGGCCTGTATTGTCGTATCTGAAACAACCGGCATATCCATCACCTTATCGTTTAAGTATACATCAATACAAATAAAATATCCAGCAGGAGAAAAGCAGTCCTGACATAAGTTTATTTTCCTATGCTTTTTTCATAAAAAATCCTATACACAAATAAACCGATTCAAGTATAATACAAAGGGAAAAAAATGAGAAAAACAATGTAAGGGACAATGATGGCGGGATTTAATGAAAAAAGAATACACAAACGTTCCGAATTTACTTCTCCTGTTTATTATTCCGATTTACTGCACGCAGAATCACGAAATATCAGCGGAGGGGGGGTTTGTCTCGAGACGGACAGGAAACTGCCGAAGGATTCACTGCAATACATGGTTATTTCGCTTTTTCCGTATATGCTCATGAAGGAAACGGGTACCGTTGTTTGGAACCGGAAAACAGAGCGGGGAACCTATATCATCGGTCTTCGATTCACGCATATCAATGCATATAACAGTTCGGTCGTCAATCGGTTTATAAAAACAAACAAGCGGATCAAGGTAAAGGATTGCATTGAAATCCGTCTGGCGGATGAAGAATCCCCGCGATGATTCGTTCGCAAGGACTGCCCCTGATGACCACTTCCTGCAATAAAGAAAAACAAGCCGCAAAGTGGGAAAAAGCGGGGTGTTTCAGAAACGGTACTTTTTCAAAAAAATAAAAATCAGCTGACAGAATCCTGAATATGGTATAAACTAATATAATTATCCGGGAAGGTGGTAATGGAAGACAATCTCAATCGATTAAAACAAAAATCAATCGCCGTGAGTTCCGGAAAAGGTGGTGTCGGAAAAACCACGACCGCGGTGAATCTCGCTATTTACTATGCACAAAAGAATTACCGGGTCGGCTTGATCGATCTCGACCCGCTTTCGGATATCGCGGTGGCTCTTGATTTACGTGAATCGGAATATGTCGTCGACAGTCCGGATTTTGACAACACGAAACCCAGCCTCGCGGATTACACACAGCATGTTTTCAGTAATCTCGACCTTCTTTTTCCCTCCGTCAAGCTGGGGAAGGCGGACAGCCGGCTGTTACGGGAAAAACTCTATATCGAGTTCATCGAATCCCTAATCAATACCTATGATCTGCTTATTTTTGACATGCCCGCCGGGATAAGAAGTGAAGATAATCTCGCATTCCTTCCCTATATGGGCACTCTCGTGATCGTCACCAATGCAGAGCCGTCGTCGCATGTATCCGCCGGCGGATATCTCAAGGTTGTTCTCGCGCAGGAAAACGATATTTCCATTTTCTTCTGGCATAACCGGTTTGTCCAGAATCCGGGAGCGAATTTTAATCCGGAAGACGTTATCGGCAATTACAACCGGAACACCCCCAAAAACGAGCACATCTCGCCCGAGTCGGCTGTGAATATCGAACATTGCGCGTTCATCCCGGAAGACCGTTCGATGGACCTGTTAAAAACGAACCCTTCCGTTACATTGAATATTCAGCGCAGTCTGCTCGACATTGTCGAACTTATAAAGGAGGAACGGCTGAAACATTTCGCCGCTTCATGTAAAATTCCGGAAAAAACCTATCACATCATCAAATATTTCCTTTTTCACCGGCAAAAAAACGATTCGCTTTCCGGATTTATCAATGAACTCGGCGATTACATCGGTAATGTCATCAAATACAGAATAGCCAACGATAAACTCTTCGCTCGTAAAAACAGGAAAATACCCTCGGGTAAAAAAATCTTCACGGCGGAACAACGTGCGACCCTGGAGTCGTTATTCAAGGCCACAACTTCCGATGCCCTGCGCAACAGGACCCTGAAGATTATCGACCTTCTGGAAACATCGATAAAGCGGCATGAGAATGAAAAGCGCCTCTTTTTTATCGGAAATACGACGCACCGAAACAGACAGATCGATATAGAGATCGGCAAACTCCTTTTGACCCTCAATAACCAGAGTTCCCAGTTAAGCACCCCGATCAACAATGCCGCCGGTCTTCTTCTGTTTTATTTTTCCCTGTACAAACTGTTTCACTCGAAAACATTGCTAGGACTGCTCAATAATTTTATTCCCGTTCGCAAAACGGCGAAAGGAAGTCTCGTCAGGGACAAACATACCCAGATAAAAAATCTTATCGAAGAAAGCGTCTCCTACAGGGAGCGATATTTCAAGCTTATCAGGATACTCTTTCCGGTTATTTCCAAACAGGTGACAACGATTGTCGAGACATTCGGACTGAACAGTCTTTACTACCGAACTTCCGACGGTAAGATAAACAAACAGGCCTATGTCAAACTTTTCTCCCATTTTCTGCATGACACGGTCAACAGCGGTCTCGGGATTATCGTCGGTTTCAGGTTCAGACCCGCTTCCATCGCATTCAGAAAGGGAGCGGAAAAACTTATCCGAAAACTTCCGTCCCCTCCCGTTTCCTCGCTTAAAAAAGCGGCTTCCTGAAGCCCCGGGCATCCGTCGCGAAAAACTCACCACACAGCGCCCCTCAGACTCGACGGAGCGCTATTCTCCGCAGAATCCGTCGACGAGCCCCACGTAATACTGCGCGATGAGGAGCGCGTCCACGATATTGACGGTACCGTCACAATTGGTATCGGCGACCGATATATCGAAGCCGGCGGGCTCGAGTCCCACATAATACTGCGCTGCCAGAAGTGCGTCCACAATATTGACCGTGCCGTCACCATTGACGTCCCCCATCAAAAAACCGGGCGTCGGTACGGCAGTTCCACCCGGGGGTGCCGTCGGGTCCGGCGTTGAAGTGGGCGGTGAGGTCGGCGGAGTAGTGACGACGGGCACCGGTGTCGTATCGCCCGTGGAATGCCCCACATTCGTGTTTTTCCCGCTCGTTCCCAGGATCACTTCATGGTCGAGCCCGATGAACGCGCCCGAACCCGTCCGCCAGAGACTCTGTCTGACGATGTTGTATTTCGACTCGTCGATCGTATTCCAGTCCTCCCCCACGATACCGCCGGTATCGTGGGAATCCGGATTGAAACACCAGAAGGTATGATTGAGACCGTTCTGATCGATGAACGATGCGAGGGCGGAAAGCCATCGCTGGTTGTCCCCGCCCAGTTTGCCGCCCCACTCGCCGATGAGAATAGGGGCGGTATTCGATTCGACGATAAAATACCAGTTCGGCCGCCAACATTCCTCAGCGAGTGAATTGATATCAAAGGAATGATCGAACCACGGCTGCACATAAATATCAGGACCGTAGTCATGGGGCGAATAGACAAGCTTGTTCCGATGGCTTCCGAGGTCGACCGGATAATCGGCAACGCCCCGCAGATTTCCGCCCCACCAGTTGCAGAGGTAATCGTATTTGTCTGTCGATCCGTAGGCTGCCCCCTCGACCGGATAACATTCGATACCCTCCACCATGATGAGGATGTTCGGATTCACGGAAAGTATCGATGATGCGATCTCCCCGGCCGCCTTTCTCCAGTTGTTCGAATCGTTCGACCCGTCCCATTTTGCGGTTCCCGTCACATCGACCCATGATTGGCCGTGCGGTTCGTTGAAAATATCCGCGGCGATGACGGTATCGTCATCGCCGTAACGCTCGGCAAGCCATTGCCAACCGGATTTCAGCGCGGCAAGCGAATACGTACCGTTATACCAGAGCGCTTCCCGTACATTATTGTTCAGGCAATGCATGTCGAGCATCACTTTCAAACCAACGGTTTTACAATATTCCATGATGGTATCGAGCAGTGTCAGACTGGAAATACCGTCGATTCTTGGGTTGATCGTGCCGTCGACAAACTGTACCTTCGTGTCCCGGCCGGCTTTCCAGTCCGATACGATCTCGAGACTCAGGGGAAGCCTGAGAATATTGAATCCACGTTCGCTGATGAGGTTGAATCCGTGCATCCAGTTGACTGACTGGAGGCCGCCGAGACCGAGCGGATTGGTCTCGAAACCGAACCAGTTGATGCCGGTAAGCCGTACCGCATTGCCGTTTCTGTCCCGGATCGTGTTTCCCGAGACCGAAAGCCAATCGTCACCCGAAGGAGGCGGCGGCGGCGGTGAGGTCGGTGCCGGCGGTTCGTTTCCCCACACGAGGGAGGCGTTTCTGTAACAGGTTACTTTGGTGTGGGGGGAAAAATCGGTAAAGGAGGGATCGAATGAATAATCATCTGTCTGAATGTAATAACCGTGACTCGTTTTTTCGATACGAAGCTGTATTTCACCGCTGTCGCCCCCGGGGGGAATCGAACCGGCACCGCTTCCGAAAGCTATCCGGAGATATTCGCCGGTAAAACTTCCGGAAACATTTGAAGAGCCCACGGCGGCGTAATCGATACTCAGTTCGGATTCCACATATCCTTCCGCAGTAAACCAGTACCGTACCGTCAGGTCCGAAAGTGCCAGAGACGAATCGGATTTATTGAGAATTTTAAACTGCGGCTTGATTTTATTGATTTCCTCTTCGGGTTGCGCGCACCGGTAGAGGACTTCAATTTCCTGTGAAAAAAGAGTGCTTGCGGCGATCAACGTCATGATAAAAACGACGATGGCGATATACTTTTTCATAATTTCAACCCCTTTTTTTGACACCTCGTTATTGTTTTACCCTGGAAGGTTTTTCCTTCTATGTCTACTATATGCATTTTCGTGGGTACACACAATCAGGAAATCATCCTATCAATGCATGAGGTGTTTATATAAAAAGCATATCGGGGTCTTTATTTTTTTTCTATCTGAAGGGGCTGCCGAAAGGCGATGTGAAACGAAACGCGTTCCCGGCAAGTGCGGTTTATTCATAAATCGCACTTGCCGGGCCGGAAGCGGTTAAACCCCTTCAGCGACCTTGTCGCCGATTTCCGTTGTCGTAAAACCCATTTTTCCGGCAGCCATACTCTTCATCGTGGCGATGACCTTTACGGCCGAGTTTTCGATAGCGGAAGCGGCTTTTTCTTCACCCAGCACTTCGAGCATCATCTGCGCGGCGAATATTGCGGCAAGGGGATTGATCATGTTCTTTCCCGTATATTTGGGTGCCGAACCGCCGATGGGTTCGAACATCGATACCCCTTCCGGATTGATGTTTCCTCCCGCGGCGATACCCATCCCGCCCTGAATCATGGCGCCAAGATCGGTAATGATGTCACCGAACATATTGGTAGTCACGATCACATCAAACCATTCGGGATTTTTCACCATCCACATCGTTGTCGCATCGACATGGGCATAGTCCGGTGTTATATCGGGATATTCCTTTGCCACTTCATTGAATGCTCTCCACCACAGATCATGGGCATAGGTAAGGACATTCGTTTTCGCGCACAGCGTCAATTTCCTTTCCCTGTTTCTTTTTTTTGTCAATTCAAAAGCGTACCGTATACACCGTTCGACCCCCTTGCGGGTGTTGATCATCTCCTGTGTCGCAACTTCATCCGGGGTGCCCTTTTTCAGGAACCCGCCCACACCGCAATACAGCCCTTCGGTGTTCTCCCTGACGACGATGAAATCGATGTCTTCCGGCCGTTTATTGGCAAGCGGCGTCTCGACATTCGGATACAATTTGATAGGTCTGAGGTTGATATATTGATCGAGGGCGAATCTCAGTTTTAACAGAATCCCTGTTTCCAGTATTCCCGGTTTCACATCGGGATGACCGATAGCGCCCAGATAAATCGCATGAAATGATTTGAGTGTTTCGATCGCCGAATCCGGGAGGGTTTCACCGGTTCGCAGATACCGTTCTCCGCCGAAATCGAACTCCTCGAAATCGAAAGAAATCGAGAACTTTTCACCCACGCGCTTCAGTACCTTGACACCTTCTCTCGCTACCTCGGGACCTGTTCCGTCTCCTCCGATGACTGCTATTTTATACATTGTTCCTCCTTATCTAACGGGTTCATTATTGTTATGATTATGCCTTTCCATGCGGTTTTTCCTGCTGCGCTTTTAGCCTGTTCGCATGCCGGAGAATACCGATTTTCATGAATACAGATGCCGTACCCTACACTATTCCGGTAAATCTGTCAACAGATACGACGCAGGATATTGGCGTTCACGGAAACCGTCATTATTGAACGGCGGGAGAACAGCCGGTTTTTTTCGGTTACATTGACAAAACGGGAAATATCGCTATACTTTTGAAGAGCACTATTCAGAGAGGAAGAGAGGTAATACAATGGAATGTCAAGTCTGCGGCGGAAAGATTACACCGATCGATACGGAGCACATCCGGATTATGCAATGCGCGGGCTGCAAAGGTTTCTGGATCAAAAAAGGAGACCTCAATAACCTTATCAAGCATAAGGCCGGAGATCTGGAGTTTTCTTCTATCGATCATCATATGCATCAAGATACCCACGGTATCATGAAGTGCATCTATTGTCCCGATAGTGCCATGATAAAGATCAATTTCATCGAATACTCCGATATCATCATGGATTACTGCCCCGAATGCGGCGCCTTCTGGATTGACAGGGGTGAAATGGAAAAAATGCAGGAATATGTCGATACCATAGAGAAATCGGATAAAAAGAAAACAATAATTGAGACAATCATGAACACGATTTTCTCACTGCCCAAATTTTAGCCATGGTGATAACATCCACTCGTCATATATTACATGCTTTTTTTTATTAGCATTTTTGTTTACATGGTCTATAATTAATGGGAGTGGAGGAGGATGCCATGAAAAAAATTTTGGTTGTGGATGATATCCCGAAAATGAGAAAAGTAGTCAAAACAACCCTGGCGAAAAAAGGGTACGAAGTGATCGAGGCCTCCGACGGCATAGAAGCAGTCGATATTATCGATCGGGACAACATCGATCTCGTGATCATGGATGTTGTCATGCCTCAATTCGGCGGAATTTCATCCCTGGCCGGATTTAAAGAGATTTTCAAACAGACAAAAGTCATCTTCATGACGGGAAAATACAGGGAGGATTCGGAGGAATTCCGGACACTCGCCCGGGATCTCGGGGCGTTGCATGTGCTTTTCAAACCATTTAAAAAAACTGAGTTGCTGTCAATTGTCGGAGAGATACTGGCGTAGCGGAAACGCTTTTTATAACCGGGATGTCGGGACGAGCGGCGGTTTTACTTTTTTATATGTCGAAAAGGCCGGGATGTGAAATCCCCGACCCGGACACGATATAAGGAAGAATGGATGTGTCGAAGAAGAAATTGAATTACGAAATCAGTATCCAGGAAGAGCCGGGCGCGGGAAATGTGCAATTGGTCGTGCAGATCAACAAGAATATCGAAGAAAAAGAATTTTTTATTTTATTCAGTCTTATCGAAGAATACAACATGATTCTTTCCATAAAAGACATAATTGAAGCGAAATACGATATACTAAAAAAGATGTCGATGAAAGAAATTTATTACCCGCGTGAGGGAATGATCGCGTGCGTAACGGTGATAAAGGATTTTGATAAAACCTATATCAACTACCTGAAATACTATTTCAAAAACAAACTCATCTATTTTATCGGCAAACAGGATAAAGAATTACAAAAAAAAGCGGAAATTCACCTGGAATCGATAGGCTTTATCATATCCGAACTCGTTGACAACGCCTTTACCTATCCTTTCGAAAAATACCTGATGCAGCATCCGGACTTACACAACAAGCTTCAAAACGTTCCCCTTGATGAGAAATACAGAAATGTAAAAAAAACAGATAAGCGATACCATTTCAATGCAACCATATTTTTCGAGGCAAAACTGAAAAACAACAATAAAGAACTCGTTATCGGCATTTCGAATGAAGCCGACATTTCCGAAAGTACCCTCGAAATGATAAATAAAAAAATCAATGACCAGCTTGTGATTCCTGAGGTCTTTGACGAATCCAAATACAGGAATCCATACAAGGAAACGAGTGGATTCGGCCTGACAATGGTGCGGTCGATTATCGAAAGTATTAACGGCAGCATCGTCAGTTTTTATGATCAGGATCTCGGCAGATTCGTTGTCGAGTTCGCGATCGGTCTCGATTAACCAAAAACAAGCGGGGCTATACCTCCCCCTTCCTCACTCGCTGCGCGACAAGAATGAGGTTTCGCAGATCTTCCGTGCTGCGGGTCTTCATCCAGTGATGTTCGAAATCCTTGTTCTGCATAATCTGTGCGATCGCCATAAGTGCCTGGAGATGAAAATTCCGTTCATCCCTTGTCCCCGCAAGCGCGAAAACCACATTCACGAGGGGAATCGAAGACCCGAAACGGATGCCCGGCTTTGAGCGGACAACGACCATATCGAATTTATGTTCGCCGTCGATGATGATATGGGGAATGGCCAGCCCCGGAAGAACGGCTGTTGTCGAATCCTTTTCCCGTTTCCTGAAAAGGGTATTGATTTTTCGCGCGGAAATCCCGAATTTCTCGTAAAATATTTCAGAAAGCATCGAAAAAAGATCGTCTTTGTCAGTTTCTTCGGTGATATCGGCGAAGACAGCGTTTTTTATGATCCTGTCGAATCTGTCTTCGATTATCCGGTCGCGTTCGATAAGGATCTCACGGAGTTCTTCCGTCAGCCGTGTCGTCCGGATTTCCTTTGACGTGACCCTTTCGACAACGCAGATGAGTGCGGAATCACGCTTACTGCGAGACTTGGAATATAAAAGATACCAGAGGAGTGAAAGAAGGAAAAAACCGGCGGTGATACCGAACGTGACCATCCCACCAAGGGGCCCTCTTTCAACGATCATTTCCACCCCGATTACCGCGATAAGAAAAAAATAGAGAACGATCCCCGCGATATTGATATACGGATACAAAGGCGTTTTAAACGTCGGTTTGTACGAAACGATTTTACTTTCCCTCATGAGAATAACCGCCACATTGACAAAAGAAAAATTGATCAGCATCATCGTTGATGCGACCTTGACGAGACTCTCGATATCGAGAAAAGCGATAACCCCCGTCATCAGCGCGGCTGTCAGGATAAGGGAGACGACCGGCGTTTTGAACCGGAGGCTGACCTTCGCGAGCATCGAAGGAAGCAGAGCGTCGTTTGCCATCGCGAAAGGGTTCCGGGATGCGGCAAGAATTCCGGCGTTTCCGGTCGTTATAAACGCGAGCATGGCGGCCGTGGTAAGGGCGATAAAACCGATGTTTCCGGCAAATACCCCCGCTCCCCTGGACAGCGGGATCAGTGTCTGCCCGAAACTTTCGGCGTCGAGAAGACCGACGGTAACGAAGACACTCAGCACATAAAACAGTATGACGACAAAAAAAGCGGTAAACATCCCTTCGGGAATCGTGTGGCGGGGATTCTTGATTTCACCTGCAACGGATACAATTTTCGTCAATCCGCCGAATGAAATGAAGATCATACCGGTCACCGTAACAAGCGATATCCAGCCGTTCGGCAGGAAGGGCGTATAACGCAAAACATCGATATGGCCCATTCCCAGGAAAATATAGACGATAAGGATGGAAAGAAGACCGAACACGAGGATCACCTGGAACTTGCCGCTTCCCTTCACACTAAGGATATTAAGCAGCGTGAATAAAAGAGTGAAACCGATCGCGACCGCCTTGATTGTCGTATCCGAAAACCCCTGAAAAAGCGGGCCTAAAAAAATGCCGATACCGACCAGCGCGAATGCGCTTTTAAGACTGAGAGAAAACCAGTCGGCAAACCCGGAGAACGTACCGAAAAGCGGACCGAAACTTCTGTGTATGAAAAAATAATCCCCGCCCGAACGGGGCATGGCGGTTGCCAGTTCAGCTTTGGCAAGCATGGCGGGAATCATTAAAATACCCGCGATAATATAGCCCAAAATAATGGCGGGACCGGCGATACCGTAGATAACCGCGGGAAGGACAAAAAGACCGGAACTTATCATGGCCCCGCTTGCCAGACTGAAAACATGAACATGACCGAGTTGTTTTGTCATTGCCGGCCGTCCGCCGGCATCTGACGGTTTACTCGCCATGAAACAGATCCTTCCCTTCCTGTTTGGTTTTTAAATGGAAACGGAAGACTCTCCAAAGCTCGCGGCCGCCGACACCGGCCGCCGCTTTACGTCCCCTACTATCATCATAACCGCTCATATATGAACCGGAGACCGATTCCGGATGCGGATTACACTTTCCAGAGTTCCTTTAGTTTATCGAAAAATTTTTTTTCAGCCGGTGCCGGTAATCCGTCCCGTAATGAAATTTCGTCAAGATGTTTGAGAATGATTTCCCTAGAGGCTGAGGAAGTTATCTTTTGTGCATATTCCCGGAAATCTTCATTACTCGACAACGTTTCTTCAAACTC
This window encodes:
- a CDS encoding tyrosine-protein kinase family protein, which translates into the protein MEDNLNRLKQKSIAVSSGKGGVGKTTTAVNLAIYYAQKNYRVGLIDLDPLSDIAVALDLRESEYVVDSPDFDNTKPSLADYTQHVFSNLDLLFPSVKLGKADSRLLREKLYIEFIESLINTYDLLIFDMPAGIRSEDNLAFLPYMGTLVIVTNAEPSSHVSAGGYLKVVLAQENDISIFFWHNRFVQNPGANFNPEDVIGNYNRNTPKNEHISPESAVNIEHCAFIPEDRSMDLLKTNPSVTLNIQRSLLDIVELIKEERLKHFAASCKIPEKTYHIIKYFLFHRQKNDSLSGFINELGDYIGNVIKYRIANDKLFARKNRKIPSGKKIFTAEQRATLESLFKATTSDALRNRTLKIIDLLETSIKRHENEKRLFFIGNTTHRNRQIDIEIGKLLLTLNNQSSQLSTPINNAAGLLLFYFSLYKLFHSKTLLGLLNNFIPVRKTAKGSLVRDKHTQIKNLIEESVSYRERYFKLIRILFPVISKQVTTIVETFGLNSLYYRTSDGKINKQAYVKLFSHFLHDTVNSGLGIIVGFRFRPASIAFRKGAEKLIRKLPSPPVSSLKKAAS
- a CDS encoding cellulase family glycosylhydrolase; the encoded protein is MKKYIAIVVFIMTLIAASTLFSQEIEVLYRCAQPEEEINKIKPQFKILNKSDSSLALSDLTVRYWFTAEGYVESELSIDYAAVGSSNVSGSFTGEYLRIAFGSGAGSIPPGGDSGEIQLRIEKTSHGYYIQTDDYSFDPSFTDFSPHTKVTCYRNASLVWGNEPPAPTSPPPPPPSGDDWLSVSGNTIRDRNGNAVRLTGINWFGFETNPLGLGGLQSVNWMHGFNLISERGFNILRLPLSLEIVSDWKAGRDTKVQFVDGTINPRIDGISSLTLLDTIMEYCKTVGLKVMLDMHCLNNNVREALWYNGTYSLAALKSGWQWLAERYGDDDTVIAADIFNEPHGQSWVDVTGTAKWDGSNDSNNWRKAAGEIASSILSVNPNILIMVEGIECYPVEGAAYGSTDKYDYLCNWWGGNLRGVADYPVDLGSHRNKLVYSPHDYGPDIYVQPWFDHSFDINSLAEECWRPNWYFIVESNTAPILIGEWGGKLGGDNQRWLSALASFIDQNGLNHTFWCFNPDSHDTGGIVGEDWNTIDESKYNIVRQSLWRTGSGAFIGLDHEVILGTSGKNTNVGHSTGDTTPVPVVTTPPTSPPTSTPDPTAPPGGTAVPTPGFLMGDVNGDGTVNIVDALLAAQYYVGLEPAGFDISVADTNCDGTVNIVDALLIAQYYVGLVDGFCGE
- a CDS encoding zf-TFIIB domain-containing protein, giving the protein MECQVCGGKITPIDTEHIRIMQCAGCKGFWIKKGDLNNLIKHKAGDLEFSSIDHHMHQDTHGIMKCIYCPDSAMIKINFIEYSDIIMDYCPECGAFWIDRGEMEKMQEYVDTIEKSDKKKTIIETIMNTIFSLPKF
- a CDS encoding threonylcarbamoyl-AMP synthase, which produces MIEYIYTTSIDEKIIKKAAFILSDGGLVAYPTDTSWGIGCSINSNRGIESLRRLKGNRKKELFTLICSSISQISQVAYLGNFHFKLIKKHTPGPFVFILPARQKIEKIVNTKRIEIGVRIPSHPVPLKIVETIGHPIFTTTASKWLTRQKPQDPATTEEALFESGWELEYIDGIDLILDTGETLPKVLSTVVDMTRESIEVVREGIGEFSL
- a CDS encoding response regulator, with the translated sequence MKKILVVDDIPKMRKVVKTTLAKKGYEVIEASDGIEAVDIIDRDNIDLVIMDVVMPQFGGISSLAGFKEIFKQTKVIFMTGKYREDSEEFRTLARDLGALHVLFKPFKKTELLSIVGEILA
- a CDS encoding amino acid permease — protein: MASKPSDAGGRPAMTKQLGHVHVFSLASGAMISSGLFVLPAVIYGIAGPAIILGYIIAGILMIPAMLAKAELATAMPRSGGDYFFIHRSFGPLFGTFSGFADWFSLSLKSAFALVGIGIFLGPLFQGFSDTTIKAVAIGFTLLFTLLNILSVKGSGKFQVILVFGLLSILIVYIFLGMGHIDVLRYTPFLPNGWISLVTVTGMIFISFGGLTKIVSVAGEIKNPRHTIPEGMFTAFFVVILFYVLSVFVTVGLLDAESFGQTLIPLSRGAGVFAGNIGFIALTTAAMLAFITTGNAGILAASRNPFAMANDALLPSMLAKVSLRFKTPVVSLILTAALMTGVIAFLDIESLVKVASTMMLINFSFVNVAVILMRESKIVSYKPTFKTPLYPYINIAGIVLYFFLIAVIGVEMIVERGPLGGMVTFGITAGFFLLSLLWYLLYSKSRSKRDSALICVVERVTSKEIRTTRLTEELREILIERDRIIEDRFDRIIKNAVFADITEETDKDDLFSMLSEIFYEKFGISARKINTLFRKREKDSTTAVLPGLAIPHIIIDGEHKFDMVVVRSKPGIRFGSSIPLVNVVFALAGTRDERNFHLQALMAIAQIMQNKDFEHHWMKTRSTEDLRNLILVAQRVRKGEV
- a CDS encoding PilZ domain-containing protein; its protein translation is MMAGFNEKRIHKRSEFTSPVYYSDLLHAESRNISGGGVCLETDRKLPKDSLQYMVISLFPYMLMKETGTVVWNRKTERGTYIIGLRFTHINAYNSSVVNRFIKTNKRIKVKDCIEIRLADEESPR
- a CDS encoding 3-isopropylmalate dehydrogenase; protein product: MYKIAVIGGDGTGPEVAREGVKVLKRVGEKFSISFDFEEFDFGGERYLRTGETLPDSAIETLKSFHAIYLGAIGHPDVKPGILETGILLKLRFALDQYINLRPIKLYPNVETPLANKRPEDIDFIVVRENTEGLYCGVGGFLKKGTPDEVATQEMINTRKGVERCIRYAFELTKKRNRERKLTLCAKTNVLTYAHDLWWRAFNEVAKEYPDITPDYAHVDATTMWMVKNPEWFDVIVTTNMFGDIITDLGAMIQGGMGIAAGGNINPEGVSMFEPIGGSAPKYTGKNMINPLAAIFAAQMMLEVLGEEKAASAIENSAVKVIATMKSMAAGKMGFTTTEIGDKVAEGV
- a CDS encoding TerB family tellurite resistance protein — encoded protein: MSDIEKLNHDEKVFLAGCIKTMVLADGNISPSELTDIDQLSGREGFDDFDSCLNEFEETLSSNEDFREYAQKITSSASREIILKHLDEISLRDGLPAPAEKKFFDKLKELWKV
- a CDS encoding NUDIX domain-containing protein, producing MQINDLRWETIQFTERAALCFIVDNGRVLLIRKKKGLGAGKIDAPGGRLEAGETAIEAARRETEEEIGLVPEDVREKAELRFYFLSGYSLFCTVFFAYRWTGTMKETDEATPFWMLKEDIPYDNMWEDARLWLPPLLGGETLDGYFIYSKNEKLLDNMVVIRPGTETDTHRL